A genomic window from Terriglobia bacterium includes:
- a CDS encoding phenylacetic acid degradation operon negative regulatory protein PaaX — protein sequence MNTTSSVTSYKAHRAIFEVYFDYVQHYGGSIYIASLLQLTSELGLPVSTIRSALCRMTSQGWFERSVENNRSYYALTRMGRERLEEARPRIFAHHSSRWDGQWTILTYSLPERLRHHRDRLRHELNWLGFGPLNSATWISPKAVVEVTLRHLAIRKLDAHVQIFRGHQVSGLTNTALVRRCWDLDAIQTQYRHFINAWEPRRQDYAAKFRRGQPPPENVCFATRIHLLHQFGEFLHNDPELPSELLPEGWLGDEAWHIFRDCYLLLAERALHYFEHIFVGPSHTQKEQQEGRQRVLQGFYEAV from the coding sequence ATGAACACGACCTCGTCCGTGACATCATACAAAGCACACCGGGCTATTTTCGAAGTCTATTTCGACTACGTGCAACATTACGGCGGCTCCATCTACATCGCCAGCTTGCTCCAGCTGACCTCCGAGCTGGGCCTGCCCGTAAGTACGATTCGCAGCGCACTGTGCCGAATGACTTCCCAAGGTTGGTTCGAACGGAGCGTCGAAAACAACCGCAGTTACTACGCACTGACAAGAATGGGGCGTGAGCGACTCGAGGAGGCGCGTCCCAGAATCTTTGCTCATCACAGCAGCCGGTGGGACGGGCAGTGGACGATTCTGACCTACTCCCTGCCGGAGAGGCTGCGCCATCACCGGGACCGCCTTCGCCATGAATTGAACTGGCTGGGCTTCGGTCCTCTAAACTCGGCCACCTGGATCAGTCCAAAAGCTGTCGTCGAGGTCACCTTGCGGCACCTGGCCATCCGCAAGCTGGATGCACACGTACAGATCTTCCGCGGCCACCAAGTGAGCGGCCTGACAAATACCGCGTTGGTTAGAAGGTGCTGGGATCTGGACGCCATACAGACTCAGTACCGTCACTTCATTAATGCTTGGGAACCTCGCAGGCAGGATTACGCGGCTAAATTCCGCCGCGGCCAGCCCCCGCCAGAGAACGTCTGCTTCGCCACCCGAATCCATCTGCTGCACCAGTTCGGCGAGTTTCTGCACAACGATCCCGAGCTCCCCTCCGAACTCCTGCCCGAAGGCTGGTTAGGCGATGAAGCCTGGCACATCTTCCGTGATTGTTATCTTTTGCTCGCCGAGCGGGCGTTGCACTATTTCGAACACATCTTTGTGGGGCCGTCTCATACTCAGAAAGAGCAGCAAGAGGGGCGCCAAAGGGTGCTACAAGGATTTTACGAGGCGGTATAG